One genomic segment of Hordeum vulgare subsp. vulgare chromosome 2H, MorexV3_pseudomolecules_assembly, whole genome shotgun sequence includes these proteins:
- the LOC123430457 gene encoding probable calcium-binding protein CML22 yields MPPSGLLSYIPTSLSSILPARGCGAAPSPSPPPPASPAPSKMSPSVKAADRAELARVFELFDRNGDGRITREELEDSLGKLGIPVPGDELAAMIARIDADGDGCVDVEEFGELYRTIMSTGSGGGQKGSSDAEAEEEDEDEDMREAFRVFDANGDGFITVDELSAVLASLGLKQGRSAEECRRMIGQVDRDGDGRVDFHEFRQMMRGGGLAALA; encoded by the coding sequence ATGCCACCCTCCGGCCTCCTCTCCTACATCCCCACCAGCCTCTCCTCCATCCTCCCGGCCCGCGGCTGCGGCGCGGCCCCCTCGCCGTCGCCCccaccgccggcgtctccggcccCGAGCAAGATGTCGCCCTCGGTGAAGGCGGCGGACCGCGCGGAGCTGGCGCGCGTGTTCGAGCTGTTTGACCGGAACGGCGACGGGCGCATCACGCGGGAGGAGCTGGAGGACTCGCTGGGCAAGCTGGGCATCCCCGTGCCGGGCGACGAGCTGGCCGCCATGATCGCGCGCATCGACGCCGACGGCGACGGGTGCGTGGACGTGGAGGAGTTCGGGGAGCTCTACCGCACCATCATGTCCACGGGCAGCGGCGGGGGCCAGAAGGGCTCGTCGGAcgcggaggcggaggaggaggacgaggacgaggacatgCGGGAGGCTTTCCGGGTGTTCGACGCCAACGGCGACGGGTTCATCACGGTGGACGAGCTGAGCGCCGTGCTGGCGTCGCTGGGGCTGAAGCAGGGCCGGTCGGCCGAGGAGTGCCGCCGCATGATCGGCCAGGTCGACCGCGACGGCGACGGCCGCGTCGACTTCCACGAGTTCCGCCAGATGATGCGCGGCGGCGGGCTCGCCGCGCTAGCCTGA